AACGTGACTGAAATAACTAAAAAACCAGCAACAGAACAAGCTAAAGCCATTGCACAGCCAGCAGCATCAGAGCAATCAAGTGCATTAGTGAGCAGCGTTATGTCGCAACTTGGATTATCTCAAACTCAAGCTGAAGGCGGATTAGGATCATTGCTTAATTTGGCCCAAACCAATTTAGGTAACAATGATTTCAGTCAGCTAAGCAACAGTATCCCCAATGCTGATGGGTTAATGGCTGCAGTACCTGCGCTATCATCGGATAATGGTATGTCGGGATTATTATCAAAAGCAGGTAATTTAGGCTCTTCGTTACAAGGGAGCGCTATGGTATATGATGCTTTTGAAAAACTCGGTATATCAAAAGACTACATTGTACCTATGGTTGATATCGCTAAAAACTATCTTCAGCAAAGTGGTGGTGAAGGCACAGTGGATTTATTAATGAAAGGTCTAGGTTCAATCTTATAACCTGCTTTCAAGAGCCTAAATTGTTAACCCAAGCAACACTTGGGTTAACATAATTTAATCCCAAGCTATTCGCTTGGGATTATCATTTTTGCTAGCATCAAAACGAACAGTAATATTGGACAGCCTAATTATGATCGCAAAACTAAAGCACTTTATCCAATCCCATACTCAAGAAAGTAGCCCAGAAGACAAGGTAAAACACCTCAATCTTGCGGCAGCAACGCTGTTGCTTGAAGTTGTCTATGCAGATGAACACTTGGCATCGTCGGAAGCCGCTTTGCTACCCGCAATGCTGGTTAATACACTACATATTAGTGCAGATGAAGCCTCTGAACTGATCAATGAAGCTAAACTCAGCCGCCATAATGCCACCTCATTATTTGAGTTTACCACTGAGATCAACAGTCAGTTTAGCGTTGAAGATAAGCAGAAACTACTGCTTGCGATGTGGAAATTAGCCTATGCCGATGGTGAATTGTCGCAATATGAAGACCAAATTATTCGCCGCACAGCTGATTTACTGTATTTAAAACACAGTGAACTGATTCAAATGCGCAATATCGCCATGGAAATACGTTAAGTCATGGCCAATTAGCCTTGGGTATTACTCATTAAATACTTACGCGTAAGATGGGCTTTTTGCCAAAACATAAATGGCGCAATCACTAACACCAATACCGTGGCGTAAATCATATTACTGCCAAGGGCAATGCCCAAACCAATACAAAACACACAACCTGCAATAACTAATGGCAAATATCGTTTACTGAGTAATTTAGCCGCTGACAACATCGCCAGTAAGTAAATAATCACAAAAACGCCATTGCTCCATGCAATTAAGTCTTCTAATTCTTGCGAGCTAAAATAGGTAACAACAATCACCACCGCCATTGAGCCCAAAATCGCAAACAAGGCTCTAAAAGGGACTCCATGTGGGTTTAACTTGTCGAAATAGCGCGGCAAAATACCTTCTTTACTAAAACTCCACAATAAACGGGCGGCACTGGCAGCATAGACATTGACAGTGGCTAAACCGCTAGCTATGCCTAAAATACCAATAATATAGGCGCCATATCCACTGAGAAAAGTGTTTGATAATAAATAATCAAATGCCGATATCATGGCTAAGCCGGCACCCTCTGTTGGCACCATGAGAAGTAAAAACGTGCAGGCTAAGTAAATAACCCCAACCAATACCGTGCCCATCATCATGGCAGGCAGCAAATCTTTATCCGGCTGACGAAAATCACTGGCCAAATGCGTCATGGCTTCGATGCCTAAAAAGCTCCAAAAACCAATGCCCATGGCTAACATCACCCCACTAAATTGCGGATGGCTACTGTGGGCAAAGTTTTCTAGCTGCCCAACATTTAAGCCACTGGCTCCAAATAATATTGCCACAACCGCAACAATCAATAGTGTCAGCATAAACTGTAACTTTGCCGACACTTGAATACCTTTAATATTGAGCAGCAGTAACACAGCAACAATCAATAACTCTGCGACTAATTGACCTAGCCCTGATATTGATATCAGTGCTTCTAAAAATTGAAAGGTCATCAAAATTGCAGCAGGTGCTCCAATGGGGATAACTAATAAAAAGATTAGTCCAATGGTTCTTCCTGCGGTTGCACCAAATGCCTTTTCAATAAAGTAAGCAGGACCAGAAGCATGAGGAAAACGACTGGCTAACAAACCAAATACTAATGCGACAGGGATAATTGCTACCGTTAAGAGTAACCATGCTAATAACGAGGCTGAACCCGCTACCTCTATGGTCATTTGCGGTAAAATAAATATCCCGGTGCCTAACAAAGTGGTGGCCATTAAGCCTGCACCTTGCCAGCGGCCTATTGTTGCATTCATTTGATTCATTATTTTATTCTTACTGAAATAGGTGGCGACATTATAAGGCCAAACAGCAAAACATTCTGCGGGTTAATTGGCTCAAGTTGCTTTACTAAACCGACATAATGACGGAAAAGTGACAACTTTCCATCATAATGACAGAATAGAACGATAGTACTCAATTACTGAGATATAAATCATTGGATAAATTTGATAAAGCGATTGTAAGCGAATTACGCCTCAATGCTCGGCAGAGCATTTCGTTTATTGCCGAAAAAGTGAGTTTATCGCGCAGCGCTGTGACAGAACGAATCAAGAAGTTGGAGCAAACGGGTGTTATCCGTGGTTATCAGGTTTTACTGAGTGAGTCGCAAAAGCAAGGGGTATCAGCCTACTTTGAAATTCAGCATCGTTGCGCCCGTTGCGCTGAAGTGATTCATATTTTTACCACAATACCGGAAGTGATTACCTGCCAAGGCATCACAGGAGACATGGATTTACTGGTCTATGTACATGCTAACTCAATGCAGCGATTGCATGAAATCCGTGAATTTATCGATGCTCAGGCTGACATAGTCAAAATAAAAACTCATGTGGTATTAAGCGAGTGGATTAACAATCAAGCATAAAAAAAGCTCTGTATAAACAGAGCTTAATAGTTAAGTGTCGTGACTAGGCTAATTGTTTACCTATCTCTAAACCCTTACCGCGTAATTCATCGAATCGGTCGGCTAATCCATCCATATCCATCTTGATGATACCCGCTTCATGATTGGCCTTTCCGGCTAACCAAGCAGTAAACGATTCTTCATCTCGATCATCATCCCAGTGACGAAAGACTTGGTGCGATAAATAAATCACCGAAGCAAGTTTAGATGCAGGTTTTGCCGCTAACGGATCTCGTTGATATTGAATGCCTTGTACCAATGATGGCGTAAATTTCCAGGTCTTAGCTAATAATGCCCCGACAGCAGGAGAGTCAAAACCGAGTAATTCGGTTTCAAGTTGCTGTTTATCCCCACCCGCTTGCACTGCGAGTCGAATGTTAGCTGACATCTTAGGCTCAACGACAGCAATTAATAAATCGCCAATATTATGTAAAATTGCGCAGGTAAAGGCTTCATCTGGAGGAACACCACAGCGCTTAGCCATTTCTTGCGCATATAGCGCCTCTTCAAATGTCTCGCCCCAAAAATCAGCTAAGTCAACACCATCAACATTGGGAATGGCACCAATTACCGCAGAAGCAATAACTAAGGTTCGTAAGGTTTGCATGCCTAAGCGGATCACGGCTTCATCTATACTGCCTACTTCGCGGCTTCGCCCAAAATGGGCAGAATTAGCGAGTCTTAATACCCTTGCACTAATTAAAGGATCTTGAGCGACTTTCGCAGAAATACTTTTTACCGTGCTATTGTCATTGTTTACCGCATCTAACAGCTCACTAACCGCTTTAGGTAAACGGGGTAATTCATCGACTCGTTTTAATAATGCCGCTGATTCCATATTTATAGTGTCCTTGTTGTTATTGTTTTTAATGTCTTATTTAAATCATATTAGTAACTGTAGTACAACAAATAAAACAAGACTGAATATGGCTACTGTTTGATTGAAACGTTAAGCATTTTTTTCATCATTTTTTGGATAAAAACCTGCACTAAATCTTAGATGTAACGCTAACTTAGCGTTACACTAATATTCGATTATTTATTTGTAATATGAGCCGATATGCAACAACAAACCAGCGCCGATATGAATTTGTTATGGGGTCAATTGATCTTGGAGGAACTGGCACGCTTAGGAGTTAAGCATGTCTGTATGGCACCAGGTTCTCGCTCTACTCCGTTAACATTGGCCGCTGCGAGTCAAACCTTACTGACACGCCACATTCATTTTGATGAGCGTGGATTAGGATTTATGGCCCTCGGACTGGCAAAGGCCAGTAATGCGCCTGTCGCCATCATTACTACTTCAGGTACTGCGGTGGCAAACCTTTATCCGGCCATTGTAGAAGCATGGTTAACCCATGTGCCGTTGATTATTTTATCGGGTGACAGACCGCCTGAATTGATTGATTGCGGTGCTAATCAAGCAATTATTCAGCCCGCCATATTTGCGCAATATGCCAAGCAAGTTAATTTACCGACGCCTGATCTGGGTTATCCGGCGAGTGCATTACTGAGTACTATTGATCACGCTGTGGCCAACCAGCATCAACCAGTACACATAAATTGTATGTACCGCGAGCCTCTATACCCCGCAGAATTGGTCACATTAGCTCATGTGAAGAAAACGGCTAGTGTAACAACATCAACGTATCTTGCGCCCTTAAACCAATGGTTTGAAACCACTAAGCCACTGACTCGTTATGCTCGTCCAGCTAGTGCTGAGTTACCGTCTACCGACACCTTAATGCGCTTTGTTCATGGTAAAGGCGTGATAGTAGTAGGAACTTTAGCTCCAGAGGATAATGCTCAGCAAATCGTCGCATTAGGGCAAAAGTTGGGCTGGCCAGTATTGGTCGATGCACAATCACAATTGCGCCAGCATCCTGGGGTAATTGGTCACGTTGATCAGTTATTATTAAACGCTAAAGCCAACAAACAACTTGAACAAGCTGAGCGGATATTAGTGTTTGGTGGGCGCTTTATTTCCAAACGATTAATTCAATATATTGCCCAGCAAAATTGGCATAGCTATTGGCAAATAGGTAAGTACAGCGATCGTTTAGATCCGGCCCATCAAGCTAAAGATTTTTTCCAAGCCAGTGTTCAAGCCGTATGCCAGCTCCCTTGGCCACGCTCATCACAGGCCAACTGGGCATTAGCATTATTACCGCTAAATGAGTCGTTAGAGTCGCTGTTGAAACAACAAATAGACAATACAACCTTTGGTGAAGCGCAAGTGATACGTGCAATCGCTTTAGCGCAAACAGACCAAGATGTACTGTTTATTGGTAATAGTTTACCGATTCGCCTCTATGATATGTATGCGCCAATCGCCACTAACACACCGGCAATTTATACCAATCGTGGCGCGTCGGGTATTGATGGTTTAATTGCCACTGCTTGTGGTATTGCGGCAGATAAAAATGCACCAACCACCCTAGTTATCGGCGACTTGTCTTGCTTGCATGATTTCAATTCATTGGCACTCTTGAAGCAAATGACTCAACCATTTGTGCTGGTTATTCTCAATAACGATGGCGGCAATATCTTTAATTTATTGCCTGTGCCTAATGAAAGCCTGCGTAATGATTTTTACCGCTTAAGCCATGGTTTAGAGTTTGGCTATGGTGCCGCCATGTTTGGTTTGGCATATCGACAAGCAGATGACATTGAATCGTTTAATCAGGCTTATCATGAAGCCTTTGAGTTCAATTGTGCGTCAGTCATTGAAGTTAATGTCAGCCCAACTCAAGCGAGCGATCAAATAACGCAAATCAACCAATGGGTGAAACAACATTAATGGTGATGATCCGTCGTTTTGGCCAACCACAATTACCCGCATTACTCATGCTGCATGGTTTTTTGGGCAGCAAAGACGACTGGTCTATTTTAATGCCACGTTTAAGCCAATATTTTCATTGTATTTGTATTGATTTACCTGGTCATGGCGAGAATATCGACACTTTAGACTCGCCGGGGTTGCACCAAGCTGCAAAGCTGATCGTCAGTAAAATACATGCCATGGGCTATAGGCAGTTTCATTTACTCGGCTATTCTCTTGGGGGGCGAATTGCACTGCATATTGCCGATGACTTTGCAGATTCACTCTTAAGCTTAACCCTCGAATCTGCTCATCCTGGTTTGCAAGACTCTCAGCAGCAAGCGGCTCGCTCCCAAAGCGATAACCTGTGGGCGAACAAACTCAAGTATTTACCCATAACGGACTTTCTCAGCCTGTGGTATCAGCAAGCTGTTTTTAGCGACTTGAGTAAACATCAAAAACAACAACTTATCGCTATACGGCGGATTAACGATCCCCAACGCTTGGCTAATTGCTTTATAACAACCTCACTGAGCTTGCAACAAGACTGTCGAACGGTACTTGAGCGCCTAAACTGCCCGTGTCATTTTATTTATGGTGTAGATGATAAAAAGTTTGCACAAGTGGCTATCGATTGGCAGGCTTCACTCGCCGATTCTGCTCAACACTTACAGCTAAAGCCATTGCATGCTGCAGGGCATAATATTCACAGCCTGCACCCTGATTTATTTACCGATACTTTACTGGCGTTATTATGCCCAGAACCGTTAACCGGTTTAAAGGAGCGATAATGTCATTACTTGACCACTTAACCATCAGCCGTTGTAGCCTGTATCAGTATCAAATTGAGCTTACCCCTTACTTACCTGTAGGTAAGCAACGAATTGATTGTCGTAAAGGCTTGGTACTCGAGATCCAACTCAATAACCAGCAAACAGCTTGGGTTGAAATCGCGCCACTGTCAGGCTTGGACATTAATAGCCAAGTGATCAGCGGGTTTAGCCAAGAATCCCTTGCTGAGGTGCAATGGCAACTGCAGCATGTGTTAGCAAATTTAATTGATCAACCCTTGGCGATATTAAATGATATGGCCCAGCAGATGTCGCTACCATCGCTAGCATTTGCATTGAGCTTATTGGATGCAAAATTAACTCATAAATTGCCTATTCGCATTGATAATCCTCATACTCAATCAGCTGTAGTTCCATTACTTTATGATGGTATGTCAATCGAGGTTATGACCCAAAAGCTCCTAACACAAGGCGACATAAACAGCGTTAAAGTTAAAGTCGCTCAAACCGACATGGCAAGCGAGATCCAATTTGTGTATCAAATACTGGCTATCGCACCGCACGTCACTTTACGTTTAGATGCCAATGCAGGCTTTAGTCTTGAACAAGCTATCGACTTTTTAGCCTGCTTACCCAAACACAAAATTGAATATATTGAAGAGCCTTGCATTAACCCTAACGATAATCGACAAATATATCGCCAATTAGGGATTAAATATGCGCTTGATGAATCACTCAACTCGCCTCAGTTTGATCTAGATGTCGCCTTACAACAACCCGGTTTAGGCGCATTAATCATCAAACCCATGTTATTGGGTTCGCTGGAGAAATTGCAAAATATGATAAGCCAAGCTCATATTGAGGGGGTACGTTGTATATTAAGCTCAAGCTTAGAAGCGAATATGGGCATTAACGACTTACGCTTGGTAAGCCAAGCTTTAACCCCCTGATGAGTCACCGGGCCTTGATACATTAAGCGCCTTTACGCAGCCCTTGCTGTTGGCTACATCAGAACTATCACCGCAACTCAATGAGCAAGTACTAGAGCCGCTGATGCATATAGGCCAAGCTCGTGACTCAAACAAGGTGAATTAATCATGATGTCACCTTTGCATCAAGCAGGGTTAAATTACCCGAACGCCATTGCCATTGAAGAGGCCACTTTAGACCAAGATGTGAACTCTCGGATCAACTACGCTCGCTTAAGTGGTTTAGTCCATCATGTAGGGCAACAATTACAAGCTCAAGGCGTCAAGCAAGGCGACATAGTCGCATGTTTATCCCACAATAATATTGAGATGATCTGTCTGTATTGGGCCTGCGTTGATGCTGGGTGGATATTTTTACCTCTGTCGCCTAGATTTGCCGATATGCAGATCAATCAGCTTATTGAACGCTTTGATCTGCAATGGCTCTGGACCGATACTCCCACCAGAAAAACGCTAATAAAAATCCGCCATTGGCTCGATATTGATCTGCCTAAAACCTTACCTCAAGGCGCCAGCCACAGCGCTGAAATATCACCCCATATAGCTTCAAACATTATTCTCACCTCTGGTTCAAGTGGCCCACCAAAAGCAGCGGTCCATTGTTTAAACAACCATCTGAGCAGCGCCAGAGGGTCTGCGAGCTTCATTGCTCTTAAGGTATCTGACACTTGGTTATTATCATTGCCACTATTTCACATTGGTGGTTTAGCCATTATTCATCGCTGCACCTTAGCCGGCGCCTGCATTGTGCTACGAAATTCCGCACAGCCACTGGCTGAGCAACTGACTGACAACCATATTACTCATGTGTCATTAGTGCCCACCCAAGCGATTCAGATACTGCAACAGCAACCTGATGCATTTGCCCATATCAGCGCCTTACTTTTAGGTGGTGGCGTCATAGAACCCGCTCTTATTGAGACGCTAAAGCAGCAAAACATTAATGCTTACACTAGCTATGGTATGACAGAAATGAGTTCGCAAATTACCACAGCGAAAGCGAATTTATTAGGCCATCATGGGTATCCTTTACCTTCGAGACAGCTTAGCTTGAAAGATGGCGTTGTTTACGTCAAAGGCGAGTGTTTATTTTTAGGCTATTTAACCGAGCAAGGGTTAACCTTACCATTAGATGATCAAGGCTGGTTTTGTACCAATGATAAGGGCCAATTAGATCCTGAAGGGCAGCTCAGTATTTTAGGGCGAGTGGATAACATGTTTATCTGTGGCGGTGAAAATATTCATCCAGAACAAATTGAAGCTGTGTTATTAAGCCATCCAAATGTCGCCCAGGCAATTGTATTTGCAGTAACCGATGCGACGTTTGGTCACTTACCTGGCGCTATTATTGATTATTGCGCAGTAGACAATAGCCATAACGTTGGGAGCAACCATAGCCACCATTGTGACCATAATAAAATGGCGATCGATATAGACGTTGTCAACTTGCAACTGAGTCAGTTAGTAGAATCAACACTGGCACGCTTCAAGCGTCCTAGGCAGTTTTTTACCTGGCCACAAAATGTGGTTTCAAGTGGGTTAAAAGTGCCAAGAAAAAGTATTATTGCGGCAATTCAACCGCAGATAAACGCATCAAAAACAGCGCAGTAATTCATAGCGATACCCTAAAAAAAGTGGCTATCAGCCATAGCAGTTTATTAGACTCACGTTACCTGCAACAGATAATGCCGCGTAAACGACACTGCAAATTTTAGCCATAAAAAAACCTGCCGTAGCAGGTTTTAATTGAGCAACAAACAGGCTGGAGTATTACTCCATGCAAGATTTAAGCTTGTTCATGGCATTTTTTTCTAGCTGTCTAATACGTTCAGCAGACACTTGATAAGTCGATGCAAGCTCTTGCAAGGTGACTTTATTATCATCTAACCAACGCGCACGTAATATGTGCTGACTGCGTTCATCTAAGGTTTTGATAGCTGATAATAAACGTGCTTGAGAATCAGCTTCCCAATTAGCATGTTCAACCTGATCGGCCAAATCTGAAGAATGATCTTCTAGATACAATGCTGGGGCAAAATCATGATTATCATCATCACTGTCATTGGTTAAGTCAAAAGCCGGATCTTGGGCTGCCATCCGCGACTCCATTTCGGTCACGTCAGCTTTCGATACTCCCAAATTCTCCGCGACCATAGTCACTTCAGCGTCACTAAACCAACCTAAACGTTTTTTAGATTTACGAATATTAAAGAATAACTTACGTTGTGCTTTTGTGGTCGCAACTTTCACAATACGCCAGTTTTTCAACACGTATTCATGAATTTCTGCTTTAATCCAATGCACGGCAAAAGACACCAGACGCACCCCGACATCAGGGTCGAAGCGTTTAACCGCTTTCATCAAGCCGATATTACCTTCTTGAATAAGGTCCGCCTGCGGCAAACCGTATCCTGAGTAACCTTTGGCAACATGCACAACAAAACGAAGATGGGACATAATTAGTTGCTTTGCAGCATGTAGATCGCCATTTTCTTGTAAACGCTTGGCGATGTCGTACTCGGTATCCGCATCCAACATGTTAATGCTGGTCACAGACTGGATGTACGCTTCTAGACTGCTAGTGCTGTGTGGTACAGCCAGCGCCATTGATTGCGTTTGATAAGTCATTCGCTCTCCTACTACATTCAAAAATATATTTCAGCTAACTCAATACGATGAGTCGAGTCTGTTAGTTCACAACACTATCAGCTAACAACACTGTAGTTGATAAAGAAACGAGGCTCACTCGATTTAGCCGATAAACTATCAACTATATGACATCATATGTCAAATAAGGTTCAACTAGGTGAACATTTTTACCGCAAGGTAGCCACAAAGCAAGTGAACAAAGGTTCATTTATTATCAGCTGTTGATAATTATACGCCTGCTATTATGACGGTTCAATGCTACGTAAGTGCTGACGTACAGACAAATACGATCCCAACCAGCCTAAAAATGAGGCCAGTAATACCAGCTTAATCAACTCAGAAAATGTTAATGCTTGAATCGTTAACTCACTACCGTATAAACCCAATAACTCGGCTAAAGCACCATCAAGATACCACACTAACACATTAATAATCAGCCACGCCAAAATCCCGCCTATCACGCCATACCAAATCCCAGTATATAAAAATGGCCGTTGGATAAAGGCTTCTGTCGCGCCGACGAGCTTCATGACTTCAATTTCGGTTCGACGATTCATGATCGCCAAACGAATGGTGTTACCAATCACTAATACCACTGCGAGTACCAATAAAGTGGCAATCGCTAGCACGGTTTTTTTCAAGTAACTTAAGCAATGCTTGCAAACGTTCTAGCCATTCAATGTCTAAACGACCAAAATCAACTTCGGATTCGCGTTCTAATTTTACCAATAACTCACGTGCGCCTGTTGGACTAGAGTATTTAAGCGAAGGCGTTACCGTAACTACAGCAGGTAATGGGTTTTCATCTAAATATGACAGCGCCTCACCAAATCCCGATAAACGCTGAAACTCTTCTAGTGCTTGCTCGCGACTAATGTAAGTGACTGATTCAACTTCACGAAAAGCTTTAATGCGCGACAATAAACTTTGAATAGATTGTTCACTGCGCCCTTTGTTAATAAATAATGAAATTTCTGCGGCACTGTTCCAAGACTGAGTGATATTTTCGGCATTTTTAACCAACACCTGCAGTGCAGCCGGTAAGCTTAAACTCACGCCCAATACAGCCATGGTCATAATAGATGATACTGGGTTGCGCCAAAGTTCGCCCATACTCGACATGCCTTGCTGCACATGACGAATAAAAAACATCACGATTCGGCCACTCAAGGGTAATTTACTTTGAGTAATACTCGGTTTTTTACTCATCGCATATTCTCCTCAGCAGCTGAACGTTCCCCACCGAGCATTCGTCCTTCACGCAGCGTAAAAGTGCGATATTTCATGCGCGCGATAAGACCTAAATCATGGGTGGCAATAAGCACGCTAGTACCTGAGTCATTAAAGGCCTCAAATAAGCGTAAAATATCCATCGATAATTTAGGGTCCAAGTTACCCGTAGGTTCATCGGCTAGCAGTAAAGGAGGCTTATTCACAATAGCGCGCGCGATACCGACGCGTTGTTGCTCACCACCAGACAGCATTATCGGTAAATGTCGTTCTTTGCCATATAAACCGACCATGTCGAGAGCACCTGCGACACGCTTACGAATTTCACCATGGGTAAAGCCTTCAATGACTAACGGTAAGGCGATATTGTCAAAGACAGTTTTATCCATCAGCAAGTGATGATTTTGGAAAATCATGCCGATATTACGTCGTAAATAGGGCACATGTTTCGGCCCTACATTCGCAATATTATGCCCATTAATAGACACCTTGCCTGCCGTGGCACGTTCAATCACGGTAATCAATTTGAGCAAAGTGCTTTTACCGGCACCAGAATGGCCAGTCAAAAAGGCCATTTCACCTTGTCGGAGATGAAAATTGACATCCATAAGGGCTTTTTGGCCCCCTGAATAGACTTTACTGACCTGCTCAAATTGGATCATATATTATTGGTCCGTTTTATCCTGACTAAATAATGCTTCAATAAAATCATTGGCGTTAAAGGTACGCAAATCATCAATTTGCTCACCCACACCAATATGACGGATCGGAATAGAAAATTTATCGGCAATCGCAAAAATAACCCCACCTTTGGCGGTACCATCTAACTTACTGATGGTAA
The Shewanella vesiculosa DNA segment above includes these coding regions:
- a CDS encoding DUF2780 domain-containing protein — its product is MKLASALPVLVTVLIFSAPTSAGWLDNVTEITKKPATEQAKAIAQPAASEQSSALVSSVMSQLGLSQTQAEGGLGSLLNLAQTNLGNNDFSQLSNSIPNADGLMAAVPALSSDNGMSGLLSKAGNLGSSLQGSAMVYDAFEKLGISKDYIVPMVDIAKNYLQQSGGEGTVDLLMKGLGSIL
- a CDS encoding TerB family tellurite resistance protein: MIAKLKHFIQSHTQESSPEDKVKHLNLAAATLLLEVVYADEHLASSEAALLPAMLVNTLHISADEASELINEAKLSRHNATSLFEFTTEINSQFSVEDKQKLLLAMWKLAYADGELSQYEDQIIRRTADLLYLKHSELIQMRNIAMEIR
- the yjeH gene encoding L-methionine/branched-chain amino acid transporter — encoded protein: MNQMNATIGRWQGAGLMATTLLGTGIFILPQMTIEVAGSASLLAWLLLTVAIIPVALVFGLLASRFPHASGPAYFIEKAFGATAGRTIGLIFLLVIPIGAPAAILMTFQFLEALISISGLGQLVAELLIVAVLLLLNIKGIQVSAKLQFMLTLLIVAVVAILFGASGLNVGQLENFAHSSHPQFSGVMLAMGIGFWSFLGIEAMTHLASDFRQPDKDLLPAMMMGTVLVGVIYLACTFLLLMVPTEGAGLAMISAFDYLLSNTFLSGYGAYIIGILGIASGLATVNVYAASAARLLWSFSKEGILPRYFDKLNPHGVPFRALFAILGSMAVVIVVTYFSSQELEDLIAWSNGVFVIIYLLAMLSAAKLLSKRYLPLVIAGCVFCIGLGIALGSNMIYATVLVLVIAPFMFWQKAHLTRKYLMSNTQG
- a CDS encoding Lrp/AsnC family transcriptional regulator yields the protein MDKFDKAIVSELRLNARQSISFIAEKVSLSRSAVTERIKKLEQTGVIRGYQVLLSESQKQGVSAYFEIQHRCARCAEVIHIFTTIPEVITCQGITGDMDLLVYVHANSMQRLHEIREFIDAQADIVKIKTHVVLSEWINNQA
- a CDS encoding HDOD domain-containing protein, which gives rise to MESAALLKRVDELPRLPKAVSELLDAVNNDNSTVKSISAKVAQDPLISARVLRLANSAHFGRSREVGSIDEAVIRLGMQTLRTLVIASAVIGAIPNVDGVDLADFWGETFEEALYAQEMAKRCGVPPDEAFTCAILHNIGDLLIAVVEPKMSANIRLAVQAGGDKQQLETELLGFDSPAVGALLAKTWKFTPSLVQGIQYQRDPLAAKPASKLASVIYLSHQVFRHWDDDRDEESFTAWLAGKANHEAGIIKMDMDGLADRFDELRGKGLEIGKQLA
- the menD gene encoding 2-succinyl-5-enolpyruvyl-6-hydroxy-3-cyclohexene-1-carboxylic-acid synthase, yielding MQQQTSADMNLLWGQLILEELARLGVKHVCMAPGSRSTPLTLAAASQTLLTRHIHFDERGLGFMALGLAKASNAPVAIITTSGTAVANLYPAIVEAWLTHVPLIILSGDRPPELIDCGANQAIIQPAIFAQYAKQVNLPTPDLGYPASALLSTIDHAVANQHQPVHINCMYREPLYPAELVTLAHVKKTASVTTSTYLAPLNQWFETTKPLTRYARPASAELPSTDTLMRFVHGKGVIVVGTLAPEDNAQQIVALGQKLGWPVLVDAQSQLRQHPGVIGHVDQLLLNAKANKQLEQAERILVFGGRFISKRLIQYIAQQNWHSYWQIGKYSDRLDPAHQAKDFFQASVQAVCQLPWPRSSQANWALALLPLNESLESLLKQQIDNTTFGEAQVIRAIALAQTDQDVLFIGNSLPIRLYDMYAPIATNTPAIYTNRGASGIDGLIATACGIAADKNAPTTLVIGDLSCLHDFNSLALLKQMTQPFVLVILNNDGGNIFNLLPVPNESLRNDFYRLSHGLEFGYGAAMFGLAYRQADDIESFNQAYHEAFEFNCASVIEVNVSPTQASDQITQINQWVKQH
- the menH gene encoding 2-succinyl-6-hydroxy-2,4-cyclohexadiene-1-carboxylate synthase, with the translated sequence MGETTLMVMIRRFGQPQLPALLMLHGFLGSKDDWSILMPRLSQYFHCICIDLPGHGENIDTLDSPGLHQAAKLIVSKIHAMGYRQFHLLGYSLGGRIALHIADDFADSLLSLTLESAHPGLQDSQQQAARSQSDNLWANKLKYLPITDFLSLWYQQAVFSDLSKHQKQQLIAIRRINDPQRLANCFITTSLSLQQDCRTVLERLNCPCHFIYGVDDKKFAQVAIDWQASLADSAQHLQLKPLHAAGHNIHSLHPDLFTDTLLALLCPEPLTGLKER
- the menC gene encoding o-succinylbenzoate synthase yields the protein MSLLDHLTISRCSLYQYQIELTPYLPVGKQRIDCRKGLVLEIQLNNQQTAWVEIAPLSGLDINSQVISGFSQESLAEVQWQLQHVLANLIDQPLAILNDMAQQMSLPSLAFALSLLDAKLTHKLPIRIDNPHTQSAVVPLLYDGMSIEVMTQKLLTQGDINSVKVKVAQTDMASEIQFVYQILAIAPHVTLRLDANAGFSLEQAIDFLACLPKHKIEYIEEPCINPNDNRQIYRQLGIKYALDESLNSPQFDLDVALQQPGLGALIIKPMLLGSLEKLQNMISQAHIEGVRCILSSSLEANMGINDLRLVSQALTP
- the menE gene encoding o-succinylbenzoate--CoA ligase; amino-acid sequence: MMSPLHQAGLNYPNAIAIEEATLDQDVNSRINYARLSGLVHHVGQQLQAQGVKQGDIVACLSHNNIEMICLYWACVDAGWIFLPLSPRFADMQINQLIERFDLQWLWTDTPTRKTLIKIRHWLDIDLPKTLPQGASHSAEISPHIASNIILTSGSSGPPKAAVHCLNNHLSSARGSASFIALKVSDTWLLSLPLFHIGGLAIIHRCTLAGACIVLRNSAQPLAEQLTDNHITHVSLVPTQAIQILQQQPDAFAHISALLLGGGVIEPALIETLKQQNINAYTSYGMTEMSSQITTAKANLLGHHGYPLPSRQLSLKDGVVYVKGECLFLGYLTEQGLTLPLDDQGWFCTNDKGQLDPEGQLSILGRVDNMFICGGENIHPEQIEAVLLSHPNVAQAIVFAVTDATFGHLPGAIIDYCAVDNSHNVGSNHSHHCDHNKMAIDIDVVNLQLSQLVESTLARFKRPRQFFTWPQNVVSSGLKVPRKSIIAAIQPQINASKTAQ